The Allocatelliglobosispora scoriae genome contains a region encoding:
- a CDS encoding copper resistance CopC/CopD family protein codes for MTSRRLLLFLVFVPAMLLGFAQPAHAHAHLVSTDPAAGDVLQTAPDRVLFTFDEAVRGVPGGVQVFDSRGALDEARPTATGTELEVVLSGELGTGTTVITWRVVSEDGHPISGALTFSVGAPTPVMTPPPSDSNSVPQVPWTLTLARVLGYLGLLLAAGLVAFAALFLPADPDIDRPRRRLATAMRAAAAVAAGAWLAALPITAVYLLGGGPSLLSQGATWSSVPPTEYAVTAAVVGGLVLAVVLLGPGRVSRHRRIAAVAAAGIAVMAPALVGHTRAASPELLAIGADALHLVAGSVWLGGLVGLALTLPALAGHGTVAAEVLARFSTAAAGVLAALVATGSLLVWRILGSWAALVDTAYGRLVLAKVGIVLAALAIAAWNRWSLLPRLQQAAHKAGRQTLARPVVRATAIEGLILAVALLCTGFLVDTSPEGAPPAGAAAEADPGTRTTTLGDIRVQASLAPLVRGSNTLTLRLSSAAGEPAEGVAPPVVRLSSDRATLGAVPLTQVSAGFYTAQVTLPVAGTWRMQVSLRVSEFSNPVGELEFVVKG; via the coding sequence ATGACCAGCCGACGGCTACTGCTGTTCCTGGTCTTCGTACCCGCGATGCTGCTCGGCTTCGCCCAGCCGGCCCACGCGCACGCGCACCTCGTCAGCACCGACCCGGCCGCGGGCGACGTGCTGCAGACCGCACCCGACCGGGTCCTGTTCACCTTCGATGAAGCCGTCCGCGGTGTCCCGGGCGGTGTCCAGGTCTTCGACTCGCGAGGAGCGCTGGACGAGGCGAGGCCGACCGCCACCGGCACCGAGCTCGAAGTCGTGCTGTCGGGAGAACTGGGCACCGGTACGACCGTGATCACCTGGCGGGTCGTCTCCGAGGACGGGCACCCCATCAGCGGCGCCCTCACCTTCTCCGTCGGCGCGCCCACCCCCGTCATGACCCCGCCTCCGAGTGACTCGAACAGCGTCCCGCAGGTCCCCTGGACGCTGACCCTGGCCCGGGTGCTGGGCTATCTCGGCCTGCTGCTCGCCGCCGGGCTGGTCGCGTTCGCCGCCCTGTTCCTGCCCGCCGATCCGGACATCGACCGTCCACGGCGCCGGTTGGCCACCGCCATGCGTGCCGCTGCGGCCGTCGCGGCCGGGGCGTGGCTGGCGGCGTTGCCCATCACCGCGGTCTATCTGCTCGGCGGTGGGCCGAGCCTGCTCAGCCAGGGCGCGACGTGGTCCTCCGTGCCGCCGACCGAGTACGCCGTCACTGCGGCCGTCGTCGGCGGATTGGTGCTGGCTGTGGTCCTGCTCGGCCCCGGACGGGTATCGCGGCACCGACGCATCGCGGCGGTGGCGGCCGCCGGGATCGCGGTCATGGCCCCGGCATTGGTCGGGCACACCCGGGCGGCGAGCCCCGAACTTCTCGCCATCGGTGCCGACGCGCTGCACCTCGTCGCGGGCAGTGTCTGGCTCGGCGGACTCGTCGGGCTGGCGCTGACGTTGCCGGCCCTCGCCGGTCACGGCACCGTGGCGGCCGAGGTGCTCGCCCGATTCTCCACCGCCGCCGCCGGTGTCCTCGCTGCTCTGGTCGCCACCGGATCGCTGCTCGTCTGGCGGATCCTCGGCTCGTGGGCTGCTCTCGTCGACACCGCCTATGGTCGGCTGGTCCTGGCCAAGGTCGGCATCGTGCTGGCTGCTCTCGCCATCGCGGCGTGGAACCGGTGGTCGCTCCTTCCCCGGCTTCAGCAGGCGGCTCACAAGGCCGGCCGGCAGACGCTTGCTCGACCGGTGGTTCGGGCGACCGCGATCGAGGGCTTGATCCTTGCTGTTGCGCTGCTCTGCACCGGCTTTCTCGTCGACACGAGTCCCGAGGGAGCGCCGCCTGCTGGTGCGGCGGCCGAGGCTGATCCTGGCACGCGCACGACGACGCTGGGCGACATCCGGGTGCAGGCTTCGCTGGCGCCGCTCGTGCGTGGGTCCAACACGCTGACGCTTCGGCTGAGTTCTGCGGCCGGGGAACCTGCTGAAGGTGTTGCGCCGCCGGTGGTGCGCCTGTCCTCCGACAGGGCGACGCTGGGGGCGGTGCCGCTAACGCAGGTGTCGGCGGGCTTTTATACGGCGCAGGTGACGCTTCCGGTGGCCGGGACGTGGCGGATGCAGGTGTCACTGCGGGTCAGCGAGTTCTCCAACCCGGTGGGCGAGCTGGAGTTCGTCGTCAAAGGATGA
- a CDS encoding GmrSD restriction endonuclease domain-containing protein, whose product MYADKVSLSGLLHGPKQFVIPPYQRAYVWSERQARQLWDDILTEAKRLANGERAGHFLGSLVLAPSPSLAPGGIQQWLVVDGQQRLGTLMIALSAIRDHVIHSNPQLAGSINDSFLISADHKGDKRPKLLATLDDRAAFASVLLNHDRSHIPNTNKIIRVYELFRSWIKEVDEQPEGQELVFETQAIQDHLHLVQIVAHSDDNAYRIFQTLNSTGLKLTETDLMRNHLFMRLPHRIDDIHRDVWTPMQQAIGDDGIETLLWLDLVLRGKDTAAQSDVFRLQVERFDDLLHEDQVAQEIVELARRSRYLRLILDPGLEPDANLRMRLARLKEWNAKTTYSTTMFVLELRDRGELSVDDAASALLLVESFCVRRAIAGVPTTNMGRILNAVPRELAGSKDLVGDLRDYLSASKRNWPDDARLVDAIQTQPFYLNVRSSQKAFVLRRLEEASRPKEVVDWNGPTRMTIEHVLPQSLTLDWRQSLAVESETFGIGVDELHGLVVHTLGNLTLSAYNPKLSNSAFPEKREILRVSALAMNLEIAASDTWDGWKISQRGQQLLAMAIAIWPGPTARPGQTADRDWSPLYQAVAAIPIGRWTTFGDLAKVIGSHPVSVKAHLASRLVENSWRVLLNDGIPSPDLANAVQGGQRHRLEHEGIRFGANGQASSDQRLNAAAIKDLLNQA is encoded by the coding sequence GTGTACGCCGACAAGGTCTCCCTTTCCGGACTTCTCCACGGACCCAAACAGTTCGTGATCCCGCCATACCAACGCGCCTACGTGTGGTCCGAAAGGCAGGCCCGCCAACTGTGGGACGACATCCTTACCGAGGCCAAGCGCCTGGCGAACGGCGAGCGGGCGGGACACTTCCTCGGCTCACTCGTCCTGGCGCCCAGCCCGTCCTTGGCGCCGGGCGGCATACAGCAATGGCTGGTCGTGGACGGACAGCAGCGTCTCGGCACGCTGATGATCGCATTGTCAGCGATCCGAGACCATGTGATCCACTCGAACCCGCAATTGGCCGGGAGCATCAACGACAGCTTCCTGATCAGCGCAGATCACAAAGGTGACAAGCGCCCGAAGCTGCTTGCGACACTCGATGACCGCGCCGCTTTTGCGAGCGTGCTACTCAACCACGACCGCTCACACATACCGAACACAAACAAGATCATCCGAGTGTACGAGCTCTTCCGCTCATGGATCAAAGAAGTCGATGAGCAGCCCGAAGGGCAGGAACTCGTCTTCGAGACGCAGGCCATCCAGGACCATCTTCATCTCGTCCAGATCGTCGCCCACTCCGATGACAACGCCTACCGGATTTTCCAAACCCTCAACAGCACTGGTCTCAAGCTCACCGAGACCGATCTCATGCGCAACCACCTTTTCATGCGACTGCCACATCGCATCGACGATATTCACCGCGATGTCTGGACGCCGATGCAACAGGCGATCGGGGACGACGGAATCGAGACTCTCCTCTGGCTCGACCTGGTGCTACGGGGAAAGGACACCGCAGCACAGTCTGACGTCTTCCGCCTCCAGGTTGAGCGATTTGACGATCTCCTACACGAAGACCAGGTCGCGCAGGAGATAGTGGAACTCGCTCGCCGGTCGCGCTACCTTCGCCTCATCCTCGATCCAGGTCTCGAACCGGATGCGAACCTGCGGATGCGGCTGGCCCGCCTGAAGGAATGGAACGCAAAGACCACATATTCCACCACCATGTTCGTCCTCGAACTGCGTGACAGAGGAGAATTAAGCGTCGACGACGCAGCGAGCGCACTGCTTCTCGTGGAGAGTTTCTGCGTCCGTCGGGCGATCGCCGGAGTGCCGACGACGAACATGGGTCGGATCCTCAATGCGGTTCCGCGCGAGCTCGCCGGCAGCAAAGACCTGGTCGGAGATCTCCGTGATTACCTCTCGGCTTCCAAGAGGAACTGGCCCGATGACGCACGGCTGGTCGATGCGATTCAGACCCAACCGTTCTACCTCAACGTCAGAAGTTCGCAGAAGGCATTCGTCCTGCGCCGTTTGGAGGAGGCCTCACGGCCGAAAGAGGTCGTCGACTGGAACGGTCCGACCCGGATGACGATCGAGCATGTGTTGCCTCAGTCACTCACGTTGGATTGGCGCCAGAGCCTCGCCGTCGAATCCGAGACGTTCGGCATCGGTGTCGACGAACTGCACGGCCTCGTCGTGCACACCCTCGGTAATCTGACCCTGAGCGCATACAATCCCAAGCTCTCCAACTCTGCGTTCCCGGAGAAGCGGGAGATACTGCGCGTCAGCGCGCTCGCCATGAACCTCGAGATTGCCGCCAGCGACACCTGGGATGGGTGGAAGATCTCCCAAAGGGGTCAGCAGCTTCTGGCTATGGCCATAGCCATCTGGCCGGGGCCGACAGCGCGCCCCGGCCAAACCGCTGATCGCGATTGGAGTCCCCTCTATCAGGCGGTCGCCGCGATCCCGATCGGGAGGTGGACCACTTTCGGCGACCTTGCCAAGGTGATCGGCAGCCATCCCGTCTCGGTGAAAGCTCACCTGGCGTCCCGACTCGTGGAGAACTCGTGGCGTGTCCTGTTGAATGACGGAATACCGTCGCCGGATCTGGCCAACGCCGTGCAGGGTGGGCAGCGTCACCGATTGGAGCATGAGGGGATCAGGTTCGGTGCGAACGGCCAGGCCTCGTCAGATCAGAGGTTGAACGCAGCCGCTATCAAGGACCTGCTCAACCAGGCTTGA
- a CDS encoding DUF3987 domain-containing protein — protein sequence MSTPATHDIAAEQAVIGAVLLAPDQLDSLAETLTPNDFYRPAHAGLWEHLTRMRAEGVPVDPLTVAANLATAGELERLGGASYLHTLIQAVPSVANAGHYARTVADHAKRRRVVTLGHKLTQAATTGDPGSVLAELAELDTGSGWPALVPLGERRHLPVFPAEMLPGWVADQVAAVAEFTQTPIDLAGSIALAALSTAAGGRAEVEVRGSWREPVNLFLVSVLPPGSRKSAVFACMISPLLCAERALAERMRPVIIETELLAKVAGKAAERAANVAANASDPSVRDSMIADAAAAAMQAEAINVPPVPRLIADDVTSEKAASLLAEQGGRLAVLSPEGGIFATLAGRYSGTPNLEVFLKGHAGDMLRVDRQGRPAEHIDKPALTLGLAVQPDVLRDIAGMPGFRGKGLLARILFAIPENTVGHRKIGADPVPADVAEVYATNLAALVASLAEWTDPAVLTLTQEANELVLNLEREVEPLLAPTGAWAHIVDWGSKYVGAVVRIAGLIHLAEHLRDGWAQPISADTIDRAARIGAYFTAHALAAFDDMGADRTTQYARHVLAWLSRTLTTAFTKRDLLRSVRVQSPTAADLDPVLSLLELHGYIRPAEQAPRTGAGRPASATYLVNPELYRPAATVTALRTGDQKTA from the coding sequence GTGAGCACCCCCGCAACGCACGACATCGCAGCCGAACAGGCCGTCATCGGTGCCGTGCTGCTCGCACCTGACCAGCTCGACAGCTTGGCGGAGACGCTGACCCCGAACGACTTCTACCGGCCCGCACACGCTGGCCTGTGGGAGCACCTGACCCGGATGCGCGCCGAAGGTGTGCCGGTCGATCCGCTCACCGTGGCCGCGAACCTCGCGACCGCTGGTGAACTGGAGCGCTTGGGCGGTGCCTCGTACCTGCACACGCTCATCCAGGCCGTGCCGAGCGTCGCCAACGCCGGCCACTACGCACGGACCGTCGCCGACCACGCCAAGCGGCGCCGGGTCGTCACCCTCGGGCACAAGCTCACCCAGGCCGCGACGACCGGCGACCCGGGCAGCGTGCTCGCCGAGCTGGCCGAGCTCGACACCGGTTCGGGTTGGCCGGCGCTGGTTCCGCTGGGGGAGCGGCGGCATCTGCCGGTGTTCCCGGCCGAGATGCTGCCCGGTTGGGTCGCTGACCAGGTTGCGGCGGTCGCTGAGTTCACGCAGACGCCGATCGACCTTGCCGGGTCGATCGCTCTGGCCGCTCTCTCAACCGCCGCAGGCGGCCGGGCCGAGGTGGAGGTACGCGGATCGTGGCGGGAACCGGTGAACCTGTTCCTGGTGTCGGTGCTGCCGCCCGGGTCGCGCAAGAGCGCTGTGTTCGCGTGCATGATCTCCCCGTTGCTGTGCGCAGAGCGTGCCCTGGCGGAGCGCATGCGGCCGGTCATCATCGAGACTGAGCTGCTGGCGAAGGTCGCAGGCAAGGCAGCAGAGCGGGCCGCCAACGTCGCCGCGAACGCCTCCGATCCATCGGTACGCGACTCGATGATCGCGGATGCGGCTGCTGCGGCGATGCAGGCCGAGGCGATCAACGTTCCCCCGGTACCACGGCTGATCGCCGACGACGTGACCAGCGAGAAGGCCGCATCGCTGCTCGCCGAGCAGGGCGGCCGGCTGGCAGTGCTCTCGCCGGAAGGCGGCATCTTCGCCACGCTCGCAGGCCGCTACTCCGGTACGCCGAACCTCGAAGTCTTCCTGAAGGGCCACGCAGGGGACATGCTGAGGGTCGATCGGCAGGGCCGCCCAGCAGAGCATATCGACAAGCCGGCTCTGACCCTCGGCCTGGCCGTGCAGCCAGATGTGTTGCGCGACATCGCGGGGATGCCAGGATTCCGCGGAAAGGGCCTGCTCGCCCGCATCCTGTTCGCAATACCGGAGAACACGGTCGGACACCGGAAGATCGGTGCCGACCCGGTGCCGGCTGATGTCGCCGAGGTCTACGCGACGAACCTCGCCGCGCTGGTCGCCAGCCTCGCCGAGTGGACCGATCCGGCCGTGCTCACGCTCACCCAGGAGGCGAACGAGCTTGTGCTGAACCTCGAACGGGAGGTAGAGCCGCTGCTGGCACCCACGGGAGCCTGGGCGCACATCGTGGACTGGGGCAGCAAGTACGTCGGTGCTGTCGTGCGCATCGCCGGGCTGATCCACCTTGCTGAGCACCTGCGCGACGGATGGGCGCAGCCGATCAGCGCCGACACCATCGACCGGGCCGCGCGCATCGGCGCCTACTTCACCGCGCACGCCCTGGCCGCGTTCGACGACATGGGCGCCGACCGCACCACCCAATACGCCCGGCACGTGCTGGCCTGGCTTTCGCGCACACTGACCACTGCGTTCACCAAGCGGGACCTGCTGCGGTCGGTGCGGGTACAGAGCCCCACCGCTGCGGATCTCGATCCGGTGCTGTCGCTGCTGGAGCTGCACGGTTACATCCGGCCCGCCGAGCAGGCACCGCGTACCGGCGCCGGTCGCCCAGCCTCGGCTACCTATCTCGTCAATCCCGAGCTTTACCGGCCCGCTGCCACCGTGACGGCCCTGCGAACAGGAGACCAGAAGACGGCCTGA
- a CDS encoding ParA family protein produces the protein MTAVVSVINYKGGVGKTTLSANVAAELASQGRKILLIDFDPQLSLTFSFYSPQEWNTELREKTLKTWFDAFDRTGVGADLSKLISTPPKANKLLADKGGQLDLIPSHFDLIQTDVRLAALLLKGNGVKQLAQRYVEIHRRLTVALQQDSFADYDLILIDCPPNYSLPTRIAMAASTHYVVPARADYLSTIGLRFLANSYGKLIENHNLHVQASSNDAVGAINPRALGVIFTMVQYTRERLFAAQQAAITTIRQEFEVFDSMMRYNNALYGDAGELGIPVALMARIHPDVSADLAQIANELMKRIKDSGGS, from the coding sequence ATGACGGCGGTTGTGTCTGTCATCAACTACAAGGGCGGGGTGGGAAAGACGACCCTGTCGGCAAATGTCGCGGCTGAGCTCGCTTCTCAAGGCAGAAAGATCCTTCTGATCGACTTCGATCCGCAGCTCAGCCTGACCTTCTCCTTCTATTCTCCGCAGGAATGGAACACGGAACTTCGGGAGAAGACCCTGAAGACCTGGTTTGATGCGTTCGATCGAACAGGCGTGGGAGCTGATCTGAGCAAGCTCATCAGCACGCCACCAAAGGCGAACAAACTACTTGCCGACAAGGGCGGTCAGCTCGACCTCATACCCTCGCACTTCGATCTTATCCAGACCGATGTGCGCCTGGCTGCACTTCTCCTCAAGGGAAATGGTGTCAAGCAGCTCGCGCAGCGCTACGTCGAAATTCACCGACGGCTTACCGTCGCGCTACAGCAGGACTCGTTCGCCGACTACGACCTGATCTTGATTGACTGCCCGCCGAACTACAGCTTGCCCACGCGCATCGCCATGGCGGCCAGTACGCACTATGTCGTACCCGCTCGTGCCGACTACCTGTCGACGATCGGCTTACGGTTCTTGGCCAACAGCTACGGCAAGCTCATCGAGAACCATAATCTGCACGTTCAGGCGTCGAGTAATGACGCCGTCGGGGCGATCAACCCACGGGCGCTCGGCGTCATCTTCACCATGGTGCAGTACACCAGGGAGCGGCTCTTCGCTGCTCAACAGGCTGCGATCACGACGATCCGCCAGGAATTCGAAGTGTTCGACTCGATGATGCGGTACAACAATGCCCTTTACGGCGATGCCGGCGAGCTGGGTATTCCGGTGGCGTTGATGGCGAGAATCCATCCTGACGTATCGGCCGATTTGGCACAGATAGCGAACGAACTTATGAAGCGTATTAAGGACAGTGGAGGATCGTGA
- a CDS encoding serine/threonine-protein kinase, with protein sequence MENPERIAAVQNIDQLKQLRIDGQNIIGGGVNAPDALRHRYLQWHDSVERLVAHVSTDSAEVVNLHTPRHRSLVAGAVTVDQMYREVSAEVNFVIRAIDDASQRLLTPEPSAMQEREFIGDSGTTYRYDTMSSLGEGGYGKVFSGYDSSGNPIAVKVVHLSSRTGDRRLAQRELEISRQLKKQPNDHLVHLLDAADTDDALLLVMPKAESSLAERIGAGPIPDDEVRDILVQLARGMVSLSKVGVIHRDIKPRNVLLIAGQWCLSDFGISRNTLQSTATYTWHGTGTLEYRAPELWRGDSETVATDLYALGCVAFEMITGSPPFPGPDFREQHFMKAPVLPYSCDSGLVSIVLSLLAKDAAGRPEDPRQLQEQLQVKGLSAGQHALRDLLARMDRKDFEIESQNAATREHFERQRQAKVRLMAFWQILVGKFVDLVPGATAENDSDQCLLVFRGNRVTLEIKTTNSPSPGRSVAHDLLLFGTLTAIPRSSQRTVLEICNVQLVWQDSQPRMQLVRFIVDERAVPENDSARTAAPKGVEWSLFHDMWMARGGNFSSNDLAIVEEANEDAVISMITAALNPFFETKAPPENADHDAER encoded by the coding sequence GTGGAAAATCCAGAAAGGATTGCGGCCGTACAGAACATCGATCAGCTGAAGCAGCTCCGGATCGACGGCCAGAACATCATCGGCGGGGGCGTTAACGCCCCAGATGCACTACGGCACCGCTACCTTCAGTGGCATGACTCGGTAGAGCGCCTGGTGGCCCATGTCTCTACGGACTCTGCTGAGGTGGTGAATCTTCACACACCACGGCATCGGTCTCTCGTTGCCGGCGCCGTCACGGTCGACCAGATGTATCGCGAGGTATCGGCCGAGGTGAACTTCGTGATCCGAGCGATCGATGATGCCTCGCAGAGGCTGCTAACCCCAGAGCCGTCAGCCATGCAGGAACGTGAGTTCATCGGCGATTCCGGCACGACCTACAGATACGACACGATGTCTTCACTTGGTGAAGGCGGTTACGGGAAGGTCTTCTCTGGATATGACTCCAGCGGCAATCCCATCGCAGTCAAGGTTGTCCATCTCAGTAGCCGGACCGGCGATCGGCGTCTCGCCCAGCGCGAGCTTGAGATCTCACGGCAGCTCAAGAAGCAGCCAAATGATCACCTTGTCCACCTTCTTGACGCAGCCGACACCGACGATGCACTGCTGCTGGTAATGCCGAAGGCTGAATCTAGTCTGGCCGAACGTATCGGAGCAGGTCCTATTCCTGACGACGAGGTTCGTGACATCCTCGTTCAGTTAGCACGCGGAATGGTATCGCTCTCCAAAGTGGGGGTCATACACCGAGATATCAAGCCTCGGAACGTCCTCCTGATCGCTGGCCAATGGTGCCTCTCGGATTTTGGAATCTCTCGGAACACACTGCAATCTACTGCGACTTATACGTGGCACGGAACGGGAACCCTTGAGTACCGCGCACCAGAGCTTTGGCGCGGTGATTCGGAAACAGTTGCTACCGACCTCTACGCACTGGGATGTGTCGCATTTGAAATGATCACCGGCAGCCCTCCTTTCCCGGGGCCTGACTTCCGGGAACAGCATTTCATGAAAGCACCAGTTCTTCCCTATTCATGCGACTCCGGCCTGGTCTCGATCGTGCTAAGCCTCTTGGCTAAAGACGCTGCTGGGCGTCCCGAAGATCCAAGGCAGCTTCAAGAGCAGCTTCAGGTTAAAGGTCTATCGGCGGGGCAACATGCCCTGCGTGATCTCTTAGCACGGATGGATCGAAAAGACTTCGAGATCGAAAGCCAGAACGCCGCAACCCGCGAACATTTTGAGCGTCAGCGACAGGCGAAAGTCCGACTCATGGCTTTCTGGCAAATACTTGTCGGAAAATTCGTGGATCTCGTCCCAGGCGCAACAGCTGAAAATGACTCAGACCAATGTCTTCTGGTTTTCCGAGGCAATCGCGTAACACTAGAGATAAAGACTACGAACTCGCCGAGCCCTGGACGCTCCGTCGCCCACGACCTGCTGCTATTCGGAACGCTTACCGCAATTCCTCGGTCTTCGCAGAGGACTGTCCTCGAAATCTGTAACGTGCAGCTCGTTTGGCAAGACAGCCAGCCGCGAATGCAGCTAGTTAGGTTCATTGTCGACGAACGAGCGGTACCAGAGAACGACAGCGCGCGAACAGCGGCCCCTAAAGGCGTTGAGTGGTCGTTGTTTCACGACATGTGGATGGCGCGCGGAGGAAACTTCAGCTCGAACGACCTAGCTATTGTCGAAGAGGCCAACGAAGATGCTGTTATCAGCATGATCACTGCGGCACTAAATCCATTCTTCGAGACGAAGGCCCCACCCGAGAACGCCGATCACGACGCCGAGCGCTAG
- a CDS encoding flavoprotein, with product MTSGHLLIIACGAGPAADLDRLIAVAHRHSWTTAVAATAAALHFIDTTALERLTGSRVRSDFRWSEPQQGGRALPPVDALIIAPTTANTVAKLSLGIADTYALTLAAEMIGRGVPTVVVPFANSAFASREPFARAVASLRGEGVHVMSGRSAGWEPHAPGTGPEAQTAFPWEAAFLAASAMAERRLP from the coding sequence GTGACCAGCGGTCACCTGCTCATCATCGCCTGCGGTGCCGGGCCGGCGGCCGACCTGGATCGGCTGATCGCAGTCGCGCATCGGCACTCGTGGACAACCGCAGTGGCGGCGACAGCAGCAGCCCTGCACTTCATCGACACGACTGCGCTGGAGCGCCTCACCGGTAGCCGAGTCCGCAGTGATTTCCGCTGGTCCGAGCCGCAGCAGGGCGGTCGGGCACTCCCGCCCGTGGACGCGCTCATCATCGCTCCCACGACGGCCAACACCGTCGCCAAGCTGTCGCTTGGAATCGCGGACACTTATGCACTGACGCTGGCGGCGGAGATGATCGGTCGTGGCGTACCCACCGTGGTGGTGCCCTTCGCCAACTCAGCGTTCGCGAGCCGCGAACCGTTCGCACGCGCGGTGGCCTCCTTGCGGGGTGAGGGCGTGCACGTCATGTCCGGGCGGAGTGCGGGATGGGAGCCGCATGCGCCGGGGACCGGGCCGGAGGCACAGACCGCTTTCCCCTGGGAGGCGGCATTCCTGGCGGCATCGGCGATGGCGGAGCGCCGCTTGCCCTGA